Part of the Ruania alba genome is shown below.
GTCCATTGGCAGTAGGCGTGCAGGAGTTGGGTCTCGGAGAACAGCCAGTAGCCCACATAGGAATACTCCGCCAGGCCGATCTGCTGGGTGATCGCCGGCTGCCCGGCCACCTCCGTCATCTCGGCTTCGCCGAGCGGCTCGGCGTCGATCTGGTCGCGATAGCGCCCGAGCTGCTCCTCCACCGCCTCCAGGGGTACTCGTCCGCACGCGTCAGCGAACTCGTCCCAGTCGAGCCCGGTGTAGACGACCACCTGGATCACGTTCAGGCCCGGCACGGCAGGGTCGTTCGGCTCTGCGTACCAGGTGGAGTGGACCTCCTCGACGGGATTGTCCTCGTGGTAGCTGAAGCTCTCGACAAATCCCTCGGGCATCGACCACTGGGCAGTGGTGAGGTCCAGGTCGGCCAGCTGCAGTTCGTTCTCGTCCGGGGCGTTCTCCCCACACTCCAGCAACTGCGGTGGGATCGTCCGAGGGCCATCACCACCGCTGTCGCTGCCACTCTCGCTGCTACCAGCCCCATCGCTGCCCGAGTCAGGCTCGCCGTCGGGTCCGAGCTCGTCGACCAGCTGGCAGCCGGTGAGCAATGCAAGCGCCGCCGCCAGGGCTGCGCCCGCCGCGACCGATCGTCTCTTCATCGTGCTCATCCGACCTGCACGCTCCCGATCAGGTCGGCACACCCGTCGGCGATCTCTTCCTGCGCCCGGTCACTCGTCCACTGGCAGCCGATGAAGAGCAGTTCGGTCTGGGAGAACAGCCAGTAGCCGCGGAAGGTGTAGTTCGGGATCTGCATGGTCTGCGTGACCGCCGGCAGACCCGCCACCTCGGTCAGCTCGGCGCCGTCGAGGGCCTGGGCACCCAGGGCGCTCTCATACTCGGCGACCCGTTCCAGCATCGCCTCCAGCGGCACACGGTTGCATTCGCGCGCGTACTGTCCCCAGTCCAGGCCCACGTATCCGATGACACCGAGCAGGTCGAGGCTGTCGTAGCCCGGCTCCTGGGGCACCAGTGTCTCGAGGAACGACTGCTCTTCGTAGGCGAGATCGTCGTAATAGCCGCTGGCTGAACGATATCCCGACGGCACCGACCAGCCTCCGTCCGAGGCCACCAGTTCGTCGGTGAGATCCACCTGCGGCTCGGCGGACTCTCCGCACTCGAGCAGCTGTGGCGGGATCGTGCGCGGACCGTCCTCGCCGGCCGACCCGCCTTGGTCGGTCGATGGCGTCGCGGGACCGTTAGTCGGGTCGCCACCGAGTCCGGGAAGCCCCCGACACCCTGCGAGCAGGACCACCAAGGACAAGAGTCCCGCGAGGCGAATCGACCTGCGGCGCATCTCAGCCGACCTCCACGGTGGGGACCAGCTCCGCGCATCCCTGCTCGATCAACTCCTGGTACTGCCCGTCGGTCCACTGGCAATAGAGGTGCACCAGGTCGGTCTGGGAGAACAGCCAGTAGCCGACATAGTCATAGTTCGACAACCGGACCCGTTGGCTGATCGCGGGGAGGCCGGCCACCTCGGTCATCTCCGGTTCCCCCAGGAGCTCGGCGTCGATCTGCTCCATATACCCGGCAAGGCGCTCCTCGACGGCGGACAGCGGCACCTGACCGCACTGCCTCGCCTGCTGCCCCCAGTCCAGCCCCACGTAGATCGCCACGTTCAGCACGTTCAGTGATGGTGCCGGGTCATCGACCGGCTCGGCCACCCAGAGGCTGTGCAGTTCCTCGACTGGATTGTCCTCGTGGTACCCGCTGGCCTCGGCGTACCCGCTCGGCGTGGACCAGCGGACCGTCGTCAGGTCGGTCTCGGTGAGCACCAGCGACTCGTCGTCCTCTTCCCCGTCGCCACTGTTCTTGTCGTCCGCACCGGGATCGGCGGACTCGTCACCGCATTCCAGCAGCTGCGGTGGAATGGTGCCGCCGTTGCCCGACCCGTCCGACGAACCCTGATCGGACCCCTCGGCCCCGGTGGGATCGGGCCCGCCCGGCAGCTCCGGCATGCTGCCGCATGCGGCCAGCAGCACGGCGCCAAGCAGCGCCACACTGGCTCGTACCCCGGTCCTGCTCATTCACCCGCTCCCGTCTCTGGTGATCTGACAGCACGGTACCGCGACGCCCTGGTCCCGGCCGTGTCGCGGCACGGGGAGGACTCCCCGTCAGCCGAAGGCGAGGGAGTCGACCACCGTGTCGCAGCCGGACGTCACCTCCACCTCGCTGGTGACCCACTGGCAGCCGATCAGCAACAGCTCCCCCTCGCCGATCACGAGTGTGGCGGCCACGATGAAGTCGTATCCGGCGTACTGCTGCGCCTCGGTGACGGCGGCCACCCCGTTGCCGACCTCGGCCCATTCCGGCGCGGTCGCGGTGATGTCGCCCTCGCGGTGCCACCGGTCCAGGAGTAGCTCCACCGCCTTCCGGTCCACCACACCGCAGGCGTCGACGAGCGGTTCCGGGACATCGGTGTAGTGCACCAGGGAGATGATCTCGATACCCGTCCCGGGCGAGCTCGGCACCAGGTAGGTGTCCGTCCGCGACTCGGTGATGGGTGCGATCTGGGTGTAGCCACCCTCCTCGTCGAAGCCGTCCGGGTTGGTCCAGGTGGCCGCGGCCAGGTCGGGCACATCGCCACGGTCCTCGCACTCGCGCAACTGCGGCGGGACAGTCCTGGGCCCACCGCTGGCCCCGTCGCCGCCGGAGTCACCGCCTCCTGTCCCGGGCGAGCCGGTCGGTGCCGGGTCGCTCCCGTCGTTGCCAGAGCACGCGGCGAGCGGAGCGAGGAGGCCCGCCAGGACGATGACGGCGACCGCCCGGGACAGCCGGGCGGTCGCCGTCATCATGTGTCGCCCGGCAGCGTCAGCCGCCCAGCTCCTCGCCCACGGTGTGCACACGGATGGAGTTGGTGCTCCCGGACACTCCGGGCGGCATTCCGGCGACGACGACGAGGTTGTCTCCCTCGTCGACCTGGTCGGCGGCCTTGAGCACCACGTCCACCTGGTTGATCATGTCGTCGGTGTGCTGCACCTGCGGCACGGTAAACGTCTGCACGCCCCAGCTCAGCGCCAGCTGGTTGCGCACCACCGGCACCGGGGTGAAAGCCAGCAACGGGATCGCCGAACGCAGGCGGGACATCCGCTTCGCCGAATCCCCTGACTGGGTGAAGCACGCGAGGTACTTGACTCCGAGCGTCTCCCCGATCTGCGCAGCCGCCTTGGTGATCACCCCACCACGGGTGTGCGGGGTCGCGCGCAGCTTGGCGATCCGCTCGAGGCCGTGCTCCTCGGTGTTCTCGATGATCCGAGCCATGGTGCGCACGCAGTCGAGCGGGTACTCACCCACGCTTGTCTCGCCAGAGAGCATCACGGCATCGGCACCGTCGAGCACCGCATTCGCACAGTCGGACGCCTCCGCACGCGTGGGCCTCGGCGAGCTGATCATCGACTCCAGCACCTGCGTTGCCACGATCACCGGCTTGGCGTTGCGCAAGCAGAGCTCGGTGGCGCGCTTCTGCACCATCGGCACCTGCTCGAGCGGCAGCTCCACACCCAGATCGCCCCGCGCGACCATGATGCCGTCGAAGGCATCCACGATCTCGGGCAGGTTCTCCACCGCCTGCGGCTTCTCGATCTTCGCGATCACGGGGACAGTGCGCCCCTCCTCGGACATGATCGCGGCGACATCCTCATAGTCCGCCGCCGAGCGCACGAACGACAGGGCGATGAAGTCGGCGCCCTGCTGCAGCCCCCAACGCAGGTCCTCGGCGTCCTTCTCCGACAGTGCCGGCACGTTGACCGCCACACCCGGCAGGTTCAAGCCCTTGTTGTTCGAGACCGGCCCAGGTACCTCCACACGAGTGGTGACCCGGGGGCCATCCACCGAGGTGACCCGCACGGTCACCCGGCCGTCATCGATGAGGATCGCGTCACCGGGGTTCACGTCGCCCGGCAGGCCCTTGAAGGTCGTCGAGACGAGCTCCTTGGTGCCCGGCACGTCCTCGGTGGTGATGGTGAAGGTGTCGCCCTCGGCGAGATAGTGCTTCCCGTCCGTGAACCGGCCCAACCGGATCTTCGGTCCCTGCAGGTCTACGAGTACGGCGACCGCGCGCCCCGATGCCTCAGCGGCCTCACGGACCCGCTTGATCACGGCGGCATGAGCATCTGCATCGCCATGGCTGCGGTTGATCCGCGCCACGTCCATCCCGGCGTCGACGAGCGCCTGGACCATCTCAGGGGACTCCGTCGCCGGTCCCAACGTGCACACAATCTTGGCTCTACGCATACCTCAAACCTTATGCCTTCCGACCGACGCGCGAGACGTCCGGCCACGCGGGCGTACACCCGTGTACCGGGCGTTCGTCCTGAATTGCCCATCCGTACACCGGATGGCTGTGTTCGTCTCTTGAGGCCTCAGACAGTCACCTGCATCGTCGTCGGCTCGATCGGGGCCGGCAGCTCGGTCTGGCCACGCAGGTAGGTGTCCACGGCTGCCGCAGCGGATCGACCCTCGGCGATGGCCCACACGATGAGGGATTGTCCACGGCCGGCGTCCCCCGCCACGAACACCTGCTCGCGGGAGGTGCGGAACTCCTCGTCGCGGGTGAGTCGTCCGCGCTGGTCGACCTCAAGCTCCAGCTGGTCGACGAGCCCGTCGGTCTGCACGCTGGTGAAGCCCATGGCGAGCAGGACGAGTTGCGCCGGGATGGTGCGCTCGGTGCCTTCGACCGGCTCCGGGCGCCCGGAGGACATGTCGACCTCCACCACGCGCAGCTCCTTGACGCGCCCGTTCTCGTCGCCGACGAACTCGACGGTGGACGTGGCGTAGACCCGCTCGCCGCCCTCTTCGTGGGCCGAGGAGACCCGGTAGATCATCGGGTAGGTGGGCCAGGGCTGGCCCGCCGGACGGTCGTCGCTCGGGCGCGGCATGATCTCGAGCTGGATCACGTTCTTCGCGCCCTGGCGCAGTGCGGTACCGAGGCAGTCGGCGCCGGTGTCGCCGCCGCCGATCACCACCACATCCTTGCCCTCAGCAGTGACCTGACCAGGCACGTCCTCACCGAGCGCGGCACGGTTGCCCTGGGGCAGGTAGTCCATCGCCTGGTGAACACCGTCCAGCTCACGGCCCGGGACCGGGAGGTCCCGGCGCACCGTGGCGCCCATCGAGAGCACCACGGCGTCGTACCGTTCCAGCAGGTCGGTGCCGGTGAGCTGGCCCTCTCCGCCGATCTCGATACCCGGGCGGAACCGGGTACCTTCGGCCTCCATCTGCTCCAACCGGGCGTCCAGATGACGCTTCTCCATCTTGAACTCGGGGATGCCGTAACGGAGCAGACCCCCGATACGATCGTCCCGTTCGTACACCGCCACCGTGTGACCGGCGCGGGTGAGCTGCTGGGCAGCGGCCAGCCCCGCCGGACCGGACCCGATCACGGCCACGGTCTGGCCCGTGAGCTGCTCGGGAACCTGCGGGGTGACCAGACCACGCTCGAACGCCTCGTCGATGATCGAGAGCTCGATGTTCTTGATCGTCACGGCCGGTTGGTTGATCCCGAGCACACAGGAGGTCTCGCACGGCGCCGGGCACAACCGCCCGGTGAAGTCCGGGAAGTTGTTGGTGGCGTGCAGCCGCTCGATGGCCTCGTCCCATCGCCCGGTGCGGGTGAGGTCGTTCCACTCAGGGATCAGGTTGCCCAGCGGGCAGCCGTTGTGGCAGAACGGGATGCCACAGTCCATGCAGCGGCCGGCCTGCCGCGTCAGCGCTGCGGCATCCTCCTCGCGCTTCTCATAGACCTCGTTCCAGTCCATGATCCGGACGGGGACGGGGCGCCGGGTAGGCAGCTCCCGCTCCCGGACCTTCAGGAATCCCTTGGGGTCAGCCACGGGTCGCCTCCATCACTCGGTTCCACACGTCGGGTTCGGCCACGTCGACACCGTCGGCGCGGGCGTCGGCCAGCACAGCGTTCACGCGGGCGTAGGCGGGCGGCAGGACGCGGGTGACGCGTCGCCGCACCTCCTCCCGGTCGCCCCTCAGGGCCTCCGCTACCTGCGAGCCGGTGTGCTCGTAGTGCCGGGCGAGGAGGTCCATCACGATGTTCAGGTCCTCTTCGTCCAACTCGGACAGGGAAAGGTCGCCGGCCGCCAGCGCCGGACCGTTCATCAGATCCGGGTCGAGGTCGAGTACGTAGGCAGTGCCGCCGGACATGCCGGCGCCGAAGTTGCGCCCGGTCGGACCGAGCACCAGCACGGTGCCGCCCGTCATGTACTCGCAACCGTGGTCGCCCACGCCCTCGACCACAGCGGTCGCACCGGAGTTGCGCACGCAGAAGCGCTCCCCGACGACGCCGCGCAGGAAGATCTCCCCAGCCGTCGCGCCGTAGGCGATCACGTTGCCGGCGATGACGTTGGAGGCAGCCTCGAAGGTGGCGTCCTCGGTGGGGCGCACGATCACACGCCCACCGGAGAGTCCCTTGCCGACATAGTCGTTGGCGTCACCCAACAACCGGATGGTGACCCCGGAGGTGAGGAACGCACCGAGCGACTGCCCGGCGGAGCCGTGCAGCGTGATGTCAATGGTGCCGTCCGGAAGGCCCTTGGCGCCGTGCGCTTTCGTGACGGCGTTGCCCAGCATCGTGCCGACGGTGCGGTTCACGTTGCGGACCTGCTCGGTGATCTGCACCGGCGCACCGGTCTCGATGGCCGAGCGGGCCTGTTCGATCAGCACGTTGTCGAGCGCCTTCTCCAGCCCGTGGTCCTGCCCCTTCACACACCGTGGGGCCGAACCCTCGGGCAGGGTCGGCTGCACCAGGATCGGGGAGAGGTCCAGCCCGGAGGCCTTCCAGTGCTCCACGGCTGCCTTGGTGTCCAGCGCGTCGACGGCGCCGATCGCCTCGTCCAGCGACCTGAACCCGAGCTGAGCGAGGTACTCACGCACCTCCTGCGCGATGTACTCGAAGTACGTCACCACGAACTCGGCCTTCCCGGAGAACCGGGTGCGAAGCTCGGGATTCTGCGTCGCGACACCGACGGGGCAGGTGTCCAGGTGGCACACCCGCATCATCACGCAACCAGAAACGACCAGCGGTGCGGTCGCGAAGCCGTACTCCTCCGCACCGAGCAACGCCGCCACGATCACGTCCCGACCCGTCTTGAGCTGACCGTCGGTCTGCACCACGATCCGGTCGCGCAGGTTGTTGGCCACCAACGTCTGCTGGGTCTCCGCGAGACCGATCTCCCACGGACCACCGGCATGCTTGAGCGAGGTGAGCGGGCTCGCCCCCGTCCCGCCGTCATGCCCGGAGATCAGCACGACGTCGGCGTGTGCCTTGGACACACCAGTGGCGACCGTCCCCACGCCCACCTCAGAGACCAGCTTCACGTGCACCCGCGACTGCGGGTTGGCGTTCTTCAGGTCGTGGATGAGCTGGGCGATGTCCTCGATCGAGTAGATGTCGTGGTGCGGCGGCGGGGAGATGAGCCCGACGCCCGGGGTGGCGTGCCGGGTCTTGGCCACCCAGGGGTAGACCTTGTTCCCGGGCAGCTGACCACCTTCACCAGGCTTGGCACCTTGAGCCATCTTGATCTGGATGTCGTCCGCGTTGACCAGGTAGTCGGAGGTCACCCCGAAACGGCCGGAGGCCACCTGCTTGATCGCGCTGCGGCGCTTCGGGTCGTAGAGACGGTCCTCGTCCTCACCACCCTCACCGGTATTCGACTTCCCGCCCAGCTGGTTCATCGCGATCGCCAGGGTCTCGTGCGCCTCGACGGAGATCGAGCCGTAGCTCATCGCCCCCGTGGAGAACCGCTTCACGATCTCGCTGACGGGTTCCACCTCGTCGATCGGGATCGGCGCACGCACGCCCTCCTTGAAGTCGAACAGGCCGCGCAGCGTCATCAGGCGCTTGGACTGTTCGTCCACCCGTGAGGTGTAGTCCCGGAACACGTCGTAGCGGCGGTTCCTGGTGGAGTGCTGGAGGCGGAAGACCGACTCCGGGTCGAACAGGTGCGGGTCACCCTCACGACGCCACTGGTACTCGCCACCGACGTCCAGACGACGGTGAGCTGGGGAGATTCCGCTGCGCGGGTACGCCGTCGCGTGCCGGGCGGCCACCTCGGTGGCGATGACGTCGAGGTCCACCCCACCGAGCGGGCTAGCCGTGGCGGTGAAGTACTTGTCCACCAGCTTCTGGGACAGGCCGATCGCCTGGAAGACCTGCGCACCCCGGTAGGAGTGCACGGTGGAGATGCCCATCTTGCTCATCACCTTGAGCACGCCCTTGCCCAGGCCCTTGATGAGGTTCTTCACGGCCTGTTCGGGAGTGACCCCCTCGACCACGCCGGAGCGGACCAGCTCCTCCACGCTCTCCATCGCCAGGTAGGGGTTCACCGCGGCGGCACCGTACCCGATCAAGAGGGCCACGTGGTGCACCTCGCGGACGTCTCCGGCCTCCACCAGCAGCGAGAT
Proteins encoded:
- the pyk gene encoding pyruvate kinase — encoded protein: MRRAKIVCTLGPATESPEMVQALVDAGMDVARINRSHGDADAHAAVIKRVREAAEASGRAVAVLVDLQGPKIRLGRFTDGKHYLAEGDTFTITTEDVPGTKELVSTTFKGLPGDVNPGDAILIDDGRVTVRVTSVDGPRVTTRVEVPGPVSNNKGLNLPGVAVNVPALSEKDAEDLRWGLQQGADFIALSFVRSAADYEDVAAIMSEEGRTVPVIAKIEKPQAVENLPEIVDAFDGIMVARGDLGVELPLEQVPMVQKRATELCLRNAKPVIVATQVLESMISSPRPTRAEASDCANAVLDGADAVMLSGETSVGEYPLDCVRTMARIIENTEEHGLERIAKLRATPHTRGGVITKAAAQIGETLGVKYLACFTQSGDSAKRMSRLRSAIPLLAFTPVPVVRNQLALSWGVQTFTVPQVQHTDDMINQVDVVLKAADQVDEGDNLVVVAGMPPGVSGSTNSIRVHTVGEELGG
- a CDS encoding glutamate synthase subunit beta, which codes for MADPKGFLKVRERELPTRRPVPVRIMDWNEVYEKREEDAAALTRQAGRCMDCGIPFCHNGCPLGNLIPEWNDLTRTGRWDEAIERLHATNNFPDFTGRLCPAPCETSCVLGINQPAVTIKNIELSIIDEAFERGLVTPQVPEQLTGQTVAVIGSGPAGLAAAQQLTRAGHTVAVYERDDRIGGLLRYGIPEFKMEKRHLDARLEQMEAEGTRFRPGIEIGGEGQLTGTDLLERYDAVVLSMGATVRRDLPVPGRELDGVHQAMDYLPQGNRAALGEDVPGQVTAEGKDVVVIGGGDTGADCLGTALRQGAKNVIQLEIMPRPSDDRPAGQPWPTYPMIYRVSSAHEEGGERVYATSTVEFVGDENGRVKELRVVEVDMSSGRPEPVEGTERTIPAQLVLLAMGFTSVQTDGLVDQLELEVDQRGRLTRDEEFRTSREQVFVAGDAGRGQSLIVWAIAEGRSAAAAVDTYLRGQTELPAPIEPTTMQVTV
- the gltB gene encoding glutamate synthase large subunit yields the protein MNSTPLGVSPYERFSAAPAKQGLYDPARDRDACGVAFVATMRGTPGRDIVDAALTALANLDHRGAVGAEENSGDGAGILTQVPDAFVRDVVDAELPAAGHYAIGLGFLPQDSKEAAEAATLVGEIAVEEGLEVLAWRDVPTTDGLVGQMARDCMPTFRQLVVAAPDRELSGEELDRRAYRLRKRAEHTAGVYFASLSSRTLVYKGMLTTTQLEPFFPDLSDARFASEIGLVHSRFSTNTFPSWPLAHPFRMVAHNGEINTVRGNRNWMAARQGTLASDALGDMSALLPICDEEQSDSASFDEVLELLHLGGRSLPHAVLMMIPEAWENHASMDAKRRAFYEYNSTIMEPWDGPAAMCFTDGRYIGAVLDRNGLRPGRYWITDDGLVVLASEAGVLDIEPSKIARKGRLSPGKMFLVDTGSGRVIEDAQIKGELSDAYPYSQWLEDNLVRLEDLPDREHVAHSRSSVLRRQQTFGYTEEELRILLRPIAATGAEALGSMGTDTPIAVLSARPRMLFDYFIQMFAQVTNPPLDAIREELVTSLGGAIGPEPNLLADIGDHARKLIVPFPTIDNDELAKIRHIQRTRGPGKDFQSVTIRGLYRVAGGAESLEARLEEIFAEVDEAIERGVSFIVLSDRESNSEWAPIPSLLLTAAVHHHTIRQQTRTRISLLVEAGDVREVHHVALLIGYGAAAVNPYLAMESVEELVRSGVVEGVTPEQAVKNLIKGLGKGVLKVMSKMGISTVHSYRGAQVFQAIGLSQKLVDKYFTATASPLGGVDLDVIATEVAARHATAYPRSGISPAHRRLDVGGEYQWRREGDPHLFDPESVFRLQHSTRNRRYDVFRDYTSRVDEQSKRLMTLRGLFDFKEGVRAPIPIDEVEPVSEIVKRFSTGAMSYGSISVEAHETLAIAMNQLGGKSNTGEGGEDEDRLYDPKRRSAIKQVASGRFGVTSDYLVNADDIQIKMAQGAKPGEGGQLPGNKVYPWVAKTRHATPGVGLISPPPHHDIYSIEDIAQLIHDLKNANPQSRVHVKLVSEVGVGTVATGVSKAHADVVLISGHDGGTGASPLTSLKHAGGPWEIGLAETQQTLVANNLRDRIVVQTDGQLKTGRDVIVAALLGAEEYGFATAPLVVSGCVMMRVCHLDTCPVGVATQNPELRTRFSGKAEFVVTYFEYIAQEVREYLAQLGFRSLDEAIGAVDALDTKAAVEHWKASGLDLSPILVQPTLPEGSAPRCVKGQDHGLEKALDNVLIEQARSAIETGAPVQITEQVRNVNRTVGTMLGNAVTKAHGAKGLPDGTIDITLHGSAGQSLGAFLTSGVTIRLLGDANDYVGKGLSGGRVIVRPTEDATFEAASNVIAGNVIAYGATAGEIFLRGVVGERFCVRNSGATAVVEGVGDHGCEYMTGGTVLVLGPTGRNFGAGMSGGTAYVLDLDPDLMNGPALAAGDLSLSELDEEDLNIVMDLLARHYEHTGSQVAEALRGDREEVRRRVTRVLPPAYARVNAVLADARADGVDVAEPDVWNRVMEATRG